The following coding sequences lie in one Spirosoma sp. KUDC1026 genomic window:
- a CDS encoding pirin family protein, which yields MASPVIQGDFRESDPFIALMDDRLTKQTDQPAGGPHPHAGFETVSLLLEGEMGDDAHRMEGGDLQLMTAGSGIIHTETIEGKLSMRLLQLWLNLPKKNRWVSPRVQDLPLAKVPTLTQDGAEIKVYSGSLAGLTSPIQNYTPLLIADIRLQPGATTVQHIPASYTAFVYVLEGSIQVGDEAGEVHQDQVGWLNRDSTEPVSELRLAGGKTGGRLVLYAGEPQGDPIVSYGPFIGDTQDDIRRLYQEYRQGKMNHIATVPASQRILW from the coding sequence ATGGCTAGTCCAGTAATTCAGGGAGACTTCAGAGAAAGCGATCCATTCATTGCGTTGATGGATGATCGGCTCACTAAACAAACAGATCAACCCGCCGGAGGCCCTCACCCTCATGCTGGTTTTGAGACGGTATCGCTGCTACTGGAGGGCGAAATGGGGGATGACGCCCATCGGATGGAAGGAGGTGATTTACAGCTTATGACCGCAGGCAGCGGGATTATTCATACCGAAACCATTGAAGGGAAATTATCGATGAGACTGTTACAGTTATGGCTGAATCTACCAAAAAAAAATCGATGGGTTAGCCCGCGGGTACAGGATCTTCCGTTAGCGAAGGTGCCTACGCTTACCCAGGATGGTGCAGAAATAAAAGTGTACAGTGGTTCCCTGGCCGGTCTGACCTCCCCGATTCAGAATTATACACCGCTACTTATTGCCGATATCCGGCTACAGCCCGGCGCGACCACCGTGCAGCACATTCCTGCATCCTATACTGCTTTTGTTTACGTTCTTGAAGGCAGTATACAGGTGGGAGATGAGGCCGGGGAAGTCCACCAGGATCAGGTAGGCTGGCTAAACAGGGATTCCACTGAGCCGGTGAGTGAACTCAGACTGGCAGGCGGTAAAACAGGCGGACGGCTAGTACTCTATGCCGGTGAGCCGCAAGGAGACCCCATTGTATCGTACGGTCCCTTCATCGGCGATACGCAGGACGACATTCGCCGACTCTATCAGGAGTACAGACAGGGAAAGATGAACCACATAGCCACTGTTCCGGCTTCGCAACGGATACTCTGGTAA